Proteins encoded by one window of Salvia splendens isolate huo1 chromosome 5, SspV2, whole genome shotgun sequence:
- the LOC121804225 gene encoding uncharacterized protein LOC121804225, with protein MVIEKNVSAMIQRSDLPSKKTDPGMFTLPISIGDIQVEHAMCDLGASINVLPYSIYKKLGEAKFVDTDIMIQLADRSCIHSEGILEDVIVKVNNFLYPADFFVIKMTEPAAKESSGVLLGRPFLSTASTIIDVRNGTISLDFNGEQFTFNIDAAMKNPRDSENVHSVDITKPLVQEYLEEEFLQRQFTDSAADEEIEKEVVDWYEAMKVGEIDDQAITKAVMDFCERPRPAGSSGIAQLSSIEKLPDQSTPLRREAYENPPPMEVPTPTKELKPLTAHLKYAYLGENETLPVIINKQLTQR; from the coding sequence ATGGTTATAGAGAAGAATGTCTCTGCAATGATCCAGCGGAGTGACCTCCCATCAAAGAAGACCGACCCAGGGATGTTCACACTCCCAATCTCAATTGGAGACATTCAagtggagcacgcaatgtgtGATCTAGGGGCTTCTATCAATGTACTGccatattctatatacaagaagctgGGAGAGGCTAAGTTTGTCGACACTGACATCATGATACAGCTAGCCGACAGGTCTTGCATTCACTCCGAGGGAATTCTTGAAGATGTGATAGTAAAGGTGAACAACTTCCTGTACCcagccgacttcttcgtcatcaaAATGACAGAGCCAGCAGCCAAGGAGTCCAGCGGAGTCCTATTGGGAAGACCGTTCCTGTCTACAGCCAGCACAATAATCGACGTCCGCAATGGGACGATCAGTCTGGACTTCAATGGAGAACAATTCACTTTCAACATCGACGCAGCGATGAAAAATCCAAGGGACAGTGAGAACGTGCACTCGGTGGACATAACCAAGCCTCTGGTGCAAGAGTATCTAGAAGAGGAGTTCCTACAGAGACAATTCACAGACTCCGCAGCAGACGAAGAGATTGAGAAAGAAGTCGTTGATTGGTACGAGGCTATGAAGGTTGGCGAGATAGATGATCAAGCCATCACGAAAGCAGTAATGGACTTCTGTGAGCGACCGCGGCCAGCTGGGTCAAGCGGGATCGCTCAACTGTCAAGCATCGAGAAGCTGCCTGATCAAAGCACTCCACTGAGAAGAGAAGCATACGAGAATCCTCCGCCGATGGAAGTACCCACGCCCACGAAAGAATTGAAGCCCCTTACAGCGcatttgaagtatgcctacctGGGAGAGAATGAAACGCTGCCAGTAATCATCAACAAACAGTTGACCCAGAGGTAG
- the LOC121805702 gene encoding metacaspase-3-like isoform X4 produces MMITVLLRREVPNGIVEELILFRCCSIYETNSTMPPEPRNLREKMASKRVSCRWCRMVCVVPLEAQSFYCPSCRGSTVLERTYNFPYSTNQGYAAHGRLYQSNAPPQQLSPPSHAYGRKRAVLCGITYKGHRQSLQGSVNDVMSMKKLLLQRFRFPLSSTLVLTEEEEDYRRAPTKTNIRNALRWLVEGTRAGDSLVFQYSGHGSQVRDRDGDEVDGYDEALLPVDYETEGRILDDELNATIVRPLPRGATLHAIIDTCFSGTFLDLPNVCRINRQAYYKWEDHRLPNATYKGTSGGFALSISACDDHQSSGDTTAFTGNATGALTYSFVQTLELEKKLSYGNLLLALQNRIGAAQQALGLNTNDSKSTQEPQLSSSHKFDIQSKTFTL; encoded by the exons CCAAGAAACTTAAGAGAGAAAATGGCGAGCAAGAGAGTAAGCTGCAGGTGGTGCCGGATGGTCTGCGTGGTGCCACTCGAGGCGCAGAGCTTCTACTGCCCTAGCTGCCGCGGCTCCACAGTGCTGGAACGAACCTACAACTTTCCATACTCGACTAACCAAGGCTATGCAGCACATGGTAGGTTGTATCAAAGTAATGCACCTCCACAGCAGCTGAGTCCTCCCTCTCATGCCTATGGGCGTAAACGAGCTGTGCTGTGCGGTATCACCTACAAGGGGCATAGACAGAGCCTTCAAGGCAGTGTCAACGACGTCATGTCCATGAAGAAGCTTCTTCTCCAGAGGTTCCGCTTTCCCCTTTCCAGTACCCTCGTCCTAACAG aggaggaggaggactaCAGGCGTGCTCCAACGAAGACAAACATCCGTAATGCTCTGAGGTGGTTGGTTGAAGGTACCCGAGCAGGGGACTCGCTGGTGTTCCAGTACTCGGGGCACGGGTCACAGGTGAGGGACCGCGATGGGGACGAGGTGGATGGATACGACGAGGCCTTACTACCCGTTGACTATGAGACAGAGGGAAGGATACTGGATGATGAACTGAATGCAACCATTGTTAGGCCGTTGCCAAGAGGGGCAACTCTTCATGCCATCATTGACACTTGCTTCAGTGGCACCTTTTTAGATCTCCCAAATGTTTGCAGAATCAatag GCAAGCATACTACAAGTGGGAGGATCATCGTCTCCCGAATGCCACCTACAAAGGCACTAGCGGGGGCTTCGCCCTCTCTATCAGCGCCTGTGATGATCATCAGAGCTCAGGAGATACCACT GCTTTCACGGGCAATGCAACGGGGGCGCTTACTTACAGCTTTGTCCAGACATTGGAGCTAGAGAAGAAACTAAGTTATGGGAATCTGCTGCTTGCCCTGCAGAACAGAATAGGGGCAGCACAGCAGGCTCTTGGTCTCAACACAAATGACTCCAAATCAACGCAG GAACCTCAACTGTCTTCTTCTCACAAGTTTGACATTCAGTCAAAGACTTTCACTTTATAG